One Gemmatimonadaceae bacterium DNA segment encodes these proteins:
- a CDS encoding response regulator — MSARSRGAPASAFHLGLPADQFATAFPFHVALDVELTIVQVGHSIGRVCPDVQPGARLEDVFRIERPPVPVTFSALVRNSGLLWILVHTRSGMQLRGQMMHVRHGDEETVLFLGSPWLTDTNAIKAFGLTISDFALHDPVVDLLQLVMSQNAALADVRKLAAKLSEQRAELREANRRMASQSSTTQALEHAPTLRAAAPTILQSLFDAIGWDLLALWWDAGDDRTLECVGLVCAEEPALAELASATRAARFERSVGLAGHVWSNGRPMWVEDVRDQRNSSCPRAPIAERAGVASVLGVPVRVGGVVRGVIELESRLEQPLDEDVLKLVDDVASKLGQFEARRAAERALVQAKESAESASRVKSEFLANMSHEIRTPMNGVLGMTQLLLDTALSDEQRDIVRTIASSGEALLTIINDILDLSKIEAGKLEFDHAPFDLGNAIEDVLELMGARAEEKEIDALVRMSPACPRMLDGDVGRIRQILVNLVGNAIKFTREGRVVVEAECLECHGSEVLMKLSVHDTGIGIRADVLPHLFQSFSQGDSSTTRKFGGTGLGLAISRRLAEAMGGSAGATSVEGKGSTFWVTLRLAMVGAPPAATTGRTNGSAIVVEPDAQRARMMQGVLESAGVGVQLAASAADVAALVSAQPATPVTAVVVGGRATVPALAANAVAIREAIPSLRRLIAVVPLAQRMAGASLRDAGFSAVLALPLRPSHLLAALASSPAEAPALPAPARPSAPPIDDPLVEPPTTKRPLRRILVVDDNAVNQLVVVGMLRKLGCVADVAGDGAEAVRLVQAQHYDLVLMDCMMPEMDGYAATRAIRREEQASGVVRRPIVALTASARREDRERALVAGMDDHVAKPLVFDDLREVVERWTAGNVRDDESLVDVAFLDRMREAYGDGAEEFVQALLDLFIDDAPRRLSTMRAAAANGDAEAVASGAHALQGSAATLGALRLARQARELDALAQGAAAESLAPHVERLGAELIAVCARLRELRALGQLAEAHPAPHDL, encoded by the coding sequence GTGAGCGCCCGCTCGCGGGGGGCGCCGGCCAGCGCCTTCCACCTCGGCCTCCCTGCCGATCAGTTCGCCACGGCCTTCCCGTTCCATGTCGCCCTCGACGTGGAGCTGACGATCGTGCAGGTGGGGCACTCGATCGGGCGCGTGTGCCCCGATGTGCAGCCCGGCGCGCGGCTCGAGGACGTCTTCCGCATCGAGCGGCCGCCCGTCCCCGTCACCTTCTCTGCGCTGGTCAGGAACTCGGGGCTCCTCTGGATCCTCGTCCACACGCGCAGCGGGATGCAGCTGCGCGGCCAGATGATGCACGTGCGGCACGGCGACGAGGAGACGGTCCTCTTCCTCGGCTCGCCGTGGCTCACCGACACCAACGCGATCAAGGCGTTCGGGCTCACCATCAGCGACTTCGCGCTGCACGATCCCGTGGTCGACCTGTTGCAGCTGGTGATGTCGCAGAACGCCGCCCTCGCCGACGTGCGCAAGCTCGCCGCCAAGCTGTCGGAACAGCGCGCCGAGCTGCGCGAGGCCAACCGTCGCATGGCCTCGCAGTCCAGCACCACGCAGGCGCTGGAGCACGCCCCCACGCTGCGCGCCGCCGCCCCCACCATCCTGCAATCGCTCTTTGACGCGATCGGGTGGGACCTCCTGGCCCTCTGGTGGGACGCGGGCGATGATCGCACGCTGGAATGCGTGGGGCTGGTGTGCGCCGAGGAGCCCGCGCTCGCCGAACTCGCCTCCGCCACCCGCGCCGCGCGCTTCGAGCGCTCGGTGGGGCTCGCCGGCCACGTGTGGAGCAACGGCCGCCCCATGTGGGTCGAGGACGTGCGCGACCAGCGCAACTCATCGTGCCCTCGCGCCCCGATTGCCGAGCGCGCCGGCGTTGCCTCGGTCCTCGGCGTCCCCGTGCGCGTGGGGGGCGTGGTGCGCGGCGTCATCGAACTCGAGAGTCGGCTCGAACAGCCGCTGGACGAGGACGTCCTCAAGCTCGTCGACGATGTCGCCTCCAAGCTCGGACAGTTCGAGGCCCGCCGCGCCGCGGAACGCGCGCTCGTGCAGGCCAAGGAGTCGGCCGAGTCGGCGAGCCGCGTCAAGTCGGAGTTCCTGGCCAACATGAGCCACGAGATCCGCACGCCGATGAATGGCGTGCTGGGGATGACGCAGCTCCTGCTCGACACCGCACTCAGCGACGAGCAGCGCGACATCGTGCGCACGATCGCCTCGTCAGGCGAAGCGCTCCTCACGATCATCAACGACATCCTCGACCTCTCCAAGATCGAGGCGGGAAAGCTGGAGTTCGACCACGCCCCCTTCGACCTCGGCAACGCTATCGAGGATGTGCTCGAGCTGATGGGGGCGCGCGCCGAGGAGAAGGAGATCGACGCGCTGGTCCGCATGAGCCCGGCGTGCCCACGCATGCTCGACGGCGACGTGGGGCGTATTCGCCAGATCCTCGTCAACCTCGTAGGGAACGCAATCAAGTTCACGCGCGAAGGGCGCGTGGTGGTCGAGGCGGAGTGCCTGGAGTGCCATGGGTCGGAGGTGCTCATGAAGCTCTCGGTGCACGACACGGGGATCGGCATTCGCGCCGATGTCCTCCCGCACCTCTTCCAGAGCTTCTCGCAGGGCGACAGCTCCACGACGCGCAAGTTTGGCGGGACGGGGCTCGGCCTCGCCATCTCGCGGCGCCTGGCCGAGGCCATGGGCGGGAGCGCCGGCGCGACGAGCGTGGAGGGGAAGGGGTCGACCTTCTGGGTCACCTTGCGCCTGGCGATGGTGGGGGCGCCGCCAGCAGCAACGACGGGGCGCACGAACGGGTCGGCCATCGTCGTCGAGCCCGACGCGCAGCGCGCGCGCATGATGCAGGGCGTCCTCGAGTCGGCGGGCGTCGGCGTGCAGCTGGCGGCCAGTGCCGCCGACGTGGCGGCGCTGGTGTCGGCGCAGCCGGCGACGCCGGTGACCGCCGTCGTCGTGGGGGGACGCGCCACCGTCCCGGCGCTCGCCGCCAATGCCGTGGCCATCCGCGAGGCGATCCCCTCGCTGCGCCGGCTCATTGCCGTCGTCCCCCTGGCCCAGCGCATGGCGGGCGCCTCGCTGCGCGATGCGGGATTCTCCGCCGTTCTCGCCCTCCCGCTGCGCCCCTCGCACCTCCTCGCGGCGCTCGCCAGCTCCCCGGCCGAAGCGCCGGCGCTCCCGGCGCCCGCGCGCCCGAGCGCGCCTCCGATCGACGACCCGCTGGTCGAGCCGCCGACGACTAAACGCCCGCTGCGCCGCATCCTCGTGGTCGATGACAACGCCGTGAACCAGCTGGTGGTCGTCGGCATGCTGCGCAAGCTGGGGTGTGTAGCCGACGTGGCGGGGGACGGAGCGGAGGCGGTGCGCCTGGTGCAAGCGCAGCACTACGACCTGGTGCTGATGGACTGCATGATGCCCGAGATGGATGGCTACGCCGCCACGCGCGCCATCCGCCGCGAGGAACAGGCGAGTGGTGTGGTGCGCCGCCCAATCGTTGCCCTCACGGCGAGCGCGCGCCGCGAGGATCGCGAGCGCGCCCTCGTGGCCGGGATGGACGATCACGTCGCCAAGCCGCTCGTTTTCGATGACCTCCGGGAAGTCGTCGAGCGGTGGACGGCGGGCAACGTTCGCGACGACGAGTCACTCGTCGACGTGGCCTTCCTCGATCGCATGCGTGAAGCCTACGGCGACGGTGCGGAGGAATTCGTGCAGGCGCTCCTCGACCTCTTCATCGACGACGCCCCCCGGCGCCTGTCGACGATGCGTGCCGCCGCCGCCAACGGCGACGCCGAGGCGGTGGCCAGTGGCGCCCACGCGCTGCAGGGCTCGGCGGCCACGTTAGGCGCCCTGCGCCTGGCGCGCCAGGCCCGCGAACTCGACGCCCTGGCGCAGGGCGCCGCAGCCGAATCGCTCGCGCCACACGTCGAACGGCTGGGCGCCGAGCTGATCGCGGTCTGCGCTCGCCTGCGCGAGCTGCGTGCGCTGGGCCAACTCGCCGAAGCGCACCCCGCCCCGCACGACCTCTAG
- the thyX gene encoding FAD-dependent thymidylate synthase, whose protein sequence is MFYYEPRVTVLARPSFTDAAHLPVAWHGESTDGERLAEFAGRLCYMSQRNPAGRSTREYLENILKQGHGSVLEHATYSLLLEGISRSLTHELVRHRAGFAYSQLSQRYVDESEAAFVVPPAIVGDEALEKTWRDQVESAQKTYVALVDDLMQRYSWVSDKVHRRKMAREAARGVLPNSTETKIVVTGNVRAWRTMLELRCGEGAEQEIRRLGLMVLRTMQQEAPAFFGDFEVYMAEDRRESARPGFHKV, encoded by the coding sequence ATGTTCTACTACGAACCGCGTGTCACCGTCCTCGCCCGCCCGTCGTTCACCGACGCGGCGCACCTTCCGGTCGCGTGGCACGGCGAGTCGACGGACGGCGAGCGCCTGGCGGAGTTTGCGGGACGACTCTGCTACATGAGCCAGCGCAACCCGGCCGGACGCTCCACGCGCGAGTACCTGGAGAACATCCTCAAGCAGGGACACGGCAGCGTCCTCGAGCACGCGACGTATTCGTTGCTGCTGGAAGGGATCTCGCGCTCGCTCACGCATGAACTGGTGCGCCATCGCGCCGGCTTCGCGTACTCGCAGCTCTCACAGCGCTACGTCGACGAATCGGAGGCGGCATTCGTCGTCCCACCGGCGATTGTCGGCGACGAGGCACTGGAGAAGACGTGGCGCGACCAGGTCGAGTCGGCGCAGAAGACATACGTCGCGCTCGTCGATGACCTCATGCAGCGTTACTCGTGGGTGTCGGACAAGGTTCATCGTCGCAAGATGGCGCGTGAGGCGGCGCGCGGCGTCCTCCCGAACTCCACGGAAACCAAGATCGTGGTCACCGGCAACGTGCGGGCATGGCGCACGATGCTCGAACTGCGCTGCGGCGAGGGCGCCGAGCAGGAGATCCGCCGCCTGGGGCTCATGGTGCTGCGCACCATGCAGCAGGAGGCCCCCGCCTTCTTCGGCGATTTCGAGGTGTACATGGCCGAAGATCGCCGCGAATCGGCGCGCCCCGGCTTCCACAAGGTCTGA
- a CDS encoding FAD-binding oxidoreductase produces MNSPPPIRGPFRTDDVARAVYAESAGVLQLVPRAVAIPLDADDVVTLLRWAAAERVPLVARGSGSSMGGGAVGDGVIVDCSRLLARQPVDVVRRTVWVGSGVLRRDVEHDANGAALRFPVDPSSGTFATIGGMASTNAAGPRTLAFGAMRRWVEAAECVFADGSRATIRRGAPLPVGVPALDRWSAAKDELRAAAAALPEARVRKESSGYGVRDFAASGELLDLLVGSEGTLALFTALELRLTAVPAATATVLAAFPSLEQSVVGAALAREHGATACELLDRTFLDIARRAQALPVPDDTEAVLLIELEEGMAPAQSRESTRPPIQHSPTFPAKAGTHLPVHRAPAPAQSRESTHPPSEHSPTVPAKAGTHTSEHPALSATSGAKNRRHTPVGPDADAGVAVADRARSLAAACEANGASGVLVGLDAESEEALWALRHAASPILSRLDPNLKSMQVVEDGCVPPERLGDYVRGVRNALAESRLRGVIFGHAGDAHVHVNALVDVRDDDWRERIRLLFDNVVALTATLGGTIAGEHGDGRWRTPALAQLWPPSALALFERIKAIFDPAGILNPGVKVHPLTCDLFAQIKYDPTLPALPEAARAVLERVERERAYDASRLEMLTSPE; encoded by the coding sequence GTGAATTCGCCCCCACCGATTCGCGGCCCGTTCCGCACGGACGACGTTGCGCGCGCCGTCTACGCCGAGAGCGCCGGAGTGCTCCAGCTCGTCCCCCGCGCCGTGGCCATCCCGCTCGACGCCGACGACGTGGTCACGCTGCTGCGCTGGGCGGCCGCCGAACGGGTCCCGCTCGTTGCACGTGGCAGCGGGAGCAGCATGGGCGGAGGGGCCGTGGGCGACGGCGTGATCGTCGACTGCTCGCGGCTGCTGGCGCGCCAGCCGGTCGACGTCGTACGCCGCACCGTGTGGGTAGGGAGCGGCGTGTTGCGCCGCGACGTGGAGCACGACGCCAACGGCGCCGCGCTGCGCTTCCCGGTCGATCCATCGAGCGGAACGTTCGCGACGATCGGGGGGATGGCGTCGACGAATGCGGCCGGTCCGCGCACGCTCGCCTTTGGCGCCATGCGGCGCTGGGTGGAGGCGGCGGAGTGCGTCTTTGCCGATGGCAGCCGGGCGACGATCCGGCGTGGTGCCCCGCTCCCGGTTGGCGTGCCGGCACTTGATCGTTGGAGCGCGGCGAAGGACGAGCTGCGTGCGGCGGCCGCCGCGCTCCCCGAGGCGCGGGTGCGCAAGGAGTCGTCGGGATACGGCGTGCGTGACTTCGCCGCCAGCGGCGAATTGCTCGACCTCCTGGTAGGGAGCGAGGGGACGCTTGCCCTCTTCACGGCCCTCGAGTTGCGCCTGACGGCAGTCCCCGCGGCCACCGCCACCGTGCTGGCCGCCTTTCCGTCATTGGAGCAATCGGTCGTTGGGGCGGCGCTCGCGCGCGAGCACGGGGCCACCGCGTGCGAACTCCTCGACCGCACCTTCCTCGACATAGCCCGCAGGGCGCAGGCGCTCCCCGTCCCCGACGACACCGAGGCGGTCCTCCTCATCGAACTGGAGGAAGGAATGGCGCCGGCGCAAAGCCGCGAAAGCACTCGCCCACCGATCCAGCATTCACCCACCTTCCCAGCGAAAGCTGGGACCCATTTGCCGGTGCACCGTGCACCCGCGCCGGCGCAAAGCCGCGAAAGCACTCACCCACCGAGCGAGCATTCGCCCACCGTCCCAGCGAAAGCTGGGACCCATACGTCGGAACACCCCGCTCTTTCGGCGACCTCGGGCGCGAAAAATCGGCGCCACACGCCAGTCGGCCCAGACGCGGATGCTGGCGTCGCCGTCGCCGATCGCGCGCGCTCACTTGCCGCGGCGTGCGAGGCGAATGGCGCCTCCGGCGTGCTGGTGGGGCTGGACGCCGAATCCGAGGAGGCGCTGTGGGCGCTGCGCCATGCGGCGTCGCCGATCCTCTCCCGCCTCGACCCCAACCTCAAGTCGATGCAGGTGGTCGAGGATGGCTGCGTCCCCCCGGAACGACTGGGCGACTACGTGCGCGGCGTGCGGAACGCGCTCGCCGAATCGCGACTGCGCGGCGTGATCTTCGGGCACGCCGGCGATGCGCACGTCCACGTGAACGCGCTCGTCGACGTGCGCGACGACGATTGGCGCGAGCGCATCCGCCTCCTCTTCGACAACGTCGTCGCCCTCACCGCCACGCTGGGCGGGACGATCGCCGGCGAACACGGCGATGGCCGCTGGCGCACGCCGGCACTCGCGCAGCTATGGCCGCCCAGCGCGCTGGCGCTTTTCGAGCGCATCAAGGCGATCTTCGACCCGGCGGGGATCCTCAACCCCGGCGTGAAGGTTCACCCCCTCACGTGCGATCTCTTCGCGCAGATCAAGTACGACCCCACCCTTCCCGCGCTCCCCGAGGCAGCGCGCGCCGTCCTCGAGCGCGTGGAGCGCGAACGCGCCTACGACGCATCTCGTCTGGAGATGCTCACCAGCCCCGAATAG
- a CDS encoding TonB family protein: protein MLFRRLVESNARATFIASLEGYAVSVVAHAAVIGSTVFVTTRDVKPSDLANSFSPVAFFIPKDRIIGSRPRQERITYMSTAAPGGSGNEVQDEKATKFRSEPVEPGPGLTELASKASEEQQTAPESTGDSVMTVLQVDSAAARYDDSAAPPYPPRMLEKRIEGSVGIQYVVDTTGAADIASIVILSATHPDFAESVKHTLPEMRFRPAVMNGRKVRQLVQQMFAFKIDTTMLAAQAKKQDRKH from the coding sequence ATGCTCTTCCGACGCCTGGTCGAAAGCAACGCGCGCGCGACCTTCATCGCGAGCCTCGAGGGGTACGCGGTGAGCGTCGTGGCGCACGCCGCAGTCATCGGGAGCACGGTCTTCGTCACCACGCGCGACGTGAAGCCGTCGGACCTGGCCAACTCGTTCTCGCCGGTCGCCTTCTTCATCCCGAAGGATCGCATCATCGGTTCGCGCCCCCGGCAGGAGCGCATCACGTACATGTCGACCGCGGCGCCCGGCGGCTCGGGGAACGAGGTGCAGGACGAGAAGGCGACCAAGTTCCGGAGCGAGCCCGTTGAACCGGGCCCAGGACTCACCGAACTGGCGAGCAAGGCTTCGGAGGAGCAGCAGACCGCGCCCGAGTCGACGGGCGACAGCGTGATGACGGTGCTGCAGGTCGACTCCGCAGCGGCGCGCTACGACGACAGCGCCGCACCGCCGTATCCGCCCAGGATGCTGGAGAAGCGGATCGAGGGATCGGTGGGAATCCAGTACGTCGTCGACACCACGGGCGCAGCGGATATCGCGAGCATCGTGATTCTCTCGGCCACGCATCCGGATTTTGCGGAGTCGGTGAAGCACACCCTCCCCGAGATGCGCTTTCGCCCCGCGGTGATGAACGGGCGCAAGGTGCGCCAGCTGGTGCAGCAGATGTTCGCGTTCAAGATCGACACGACGATGCTCGCTGCGCAGGCGAAGAAGCAGGACCGGAAGCACTGA
- a CDS encoding enoyl-CoA hydratase/isomerase family protein → MATVTINRPDRRNALSAAVRRAFLDAFTPLSADPDVRAIIVTGAGDTAFVAGADIAEFATRTPVDQYQAMRAPSPLEAIERSPKPVIAAINGYCLGGGLELAMACDLRIAADSARLGQPEINLGIIPGGGGTQRLPRLIGLGMAMQMVLTGEPIDAATALRVGLVQEVVALDQLMVRARAIAEVIARKSPVALAAAKEALRAALQTPLAEGLRVETGLYLLAFASDDKREGVAAFLEKRRPQFTGR, encoded by the coding sequence ATCGCCACGGTCACCATCAACCGCCCCGACAGGCGCAACGCGCTGAGCGCGGCGGTGCGGCGCGCCTTCCTCGACGCCTTCACCCCGCTCTCGGCCGACCCCGACGTGCGCGCGATCATCGTCACCGGGGCGGGAGACACGGCCTTCGTTGCCGGCGCCGACATCGCGGAGTTTGCCACCCGCACGCCGGTGGACCAGTACCAGGCGATGCGCGCACCGTCTCCCCTCGAGGCCATCGAGCGCTCGCCCAAGCCGGTCATCGCGGCAATCAACGGCTACTGCCTGGGGGGCGGGCTCGAACTGGCCATGGCCTGCGACCTCCGCATTGCCGCCGACAGCGCACGCCTTGGGCAGCCCGAGATCAACCTGGGGATCATCCCCGGCGGCGGCGGGACGCAGCGACTCCCGCGCCTCATTGGCCTGGGAATGGCAATGCAGATGGTGCTCACGGGCGAGCCGATCGACGCCGCGACGGCGCTGCGGGTGGGATTGGTCCAGGAGGTCGTGGCACTCGACCAGTTGATGGTTCGCGCACGCGCGATCGCCGAGGTGATTGCCCGCAAGAGTCCGGTGGCGCTCGCGGCAGCCAAGGAGGCACTGCGCGCGGCGCTGCAGACGCCACTGGCCGAGGGGCTGCGCGTGGAGACCGGGTTGTACCTGCTCGCCTTCGCTAGCGACGACAAGCGCGAGGGGGTCGCCGCCTTCCTCGAGAAGCGCCGACCGCAGTTCACCGGGCGGTAA
- a CDS encoding patatin-like phospholipase family protein, which produces MPFTTRPTPVTDDLALVLGGGGARGAYQAGLLRAIARRYPHLRIPILIGVSAGAVNTIHLASHRGTFEESTDELVRHWLSMTPEQVYRVDARSLLTGVIRSGYGLMSGDPGERERVRGMVDTAPLRAFLERTLEHDETGALPGIRYNLERGTLHAAALTATSYTSGMSVTWVEGRRPFEWERPQRKSVMTRLNVDHVMASAALPIFFPAERVGTEWYGDGGVRLTAPLSPALHLGASRIITISTRSRLHRPAAVNDPNEYPPPAQILGTLYNAVFLDVIDQDVVRMKMINELVQRIPEEKRSGMRVIDILVLRPSIDLGLLAREYEPRLPRVFRFLTRGLGTRRSASPDILSLVMFQEDYLRRVIALGEEDAEQHAEHLGEFLAAVGGTGAVGS; this is translated from the coding sequence ATGCCCTTCACGACGCGTCCCACCCCCGTGACCGACGATCTCGCCCTCGTGCTGGGCGGGGGCGGTGCGCGCGGGGCCTATCAGGCCGGGCTGCTGCGCGCCATCGCGCGTCGCTATCCCCACCTTCGCATTCCCATCCTCATCGGAGTGTCGGCGGGGGCGGTCAACACGATCCACCTCGCGTCGCATCGCGGCACGTTCGAGGAGTCGACCGACGAACTGGTCCGGCACTGGCTCTCGATGACGCCGGAGCAGGTGTACCGCGTGGATGCGCGCTCGCTGCTCACCGGCGTGATTCGCTCGGGTTACGGGTTGATGTCGGGCGATCCGGGGGAGCGCGAGCGTGTGCGTGGCATGGTGGACACCGCGCCGTTGCGCGCCTTCCTGGAGCGCACGCTGGAGCACGACGAGACGGGGGCGCTCCCGGGAATCCGCTACAACCTGGAGCGGGGGACGCTGCACGCCGCGGCGCTCACCGCCACCAGCTACACGTCGGGGATGTCGGTGACGTGGGTGGAGGGGCGGCGCCCCTTCGAGTGGGAGCGCCCGCAGCGCAAGAGCGTGATGACGAGGCTCAACGTCGACCACGTGATGGCGTCGGCGGCGCTGCCGATCTTCTTCCCCGCCGAGCGCGTGGGGACGGAGTGGTACGGCGACGGTGGGGTGCGGCTCACGGCGCCGCTCTCGCCGGCGTTGCACCTGGGGGCCTCGCGCATCATCACCATCTCCACGCGCTCGCGCCTGCACCGCCCGGCGGCCGTCAACGACCCTAACGAGTACCCGCCGCCGGCGCAGATCCTGGGGACGCTGTACAACGCCGTCTTCCTCGACGTGATCGATCAGGACGTGGTGCGGATGAAGATGATCAACGAGCTGGTGCAGCGCATTCCGGAGGAGAAGCGCTCGGGGATGCGGGTGATCGACATCCTGGTCCTGCGCCCGTCGATCGACCTCGGGCTGCTGGCCCGCGAGTACGAGCCGCGGCTGCCGCGCGTCTTTCGCTTCCTGACCCGAGGGCTCGGGACTCGGCGGTCGGCGAGCCCCGACATCCTGTCGCTGGTGATGTTCCAGGAAGACTACCTGCGACGCGTCATCGCGCTGGGCGAGGAAGACGCGGAGCAGCACGCCGAGCATCTGGGGGAGTTCCTGGCCGCTGTGGGAGGCACGGGCGCGGTCGGTTCCTGA
- a CDS encoding MATE family efflux transporter, whose product MKHDTTSAEPRSAGPAASPPGNNDPPRSTWQLVRQALRGTHIDYTKGATGQAILLLAIPMVLEMAMESIFAVVDVFFVSRLGPQAIAAVGLTESMMTLVYTIAMGLGIGVTALVARRIGEHDPMGASRAAMQAVLLGLVLSVALGVGGAIFAPQLLAAMGAEPDVIASGSGFTRVMLGGNASVLMLFLLNAIFRGAGDAVIAMRTLWIANAINIALGPCLIFGLGPFPELGVMGAAVATTIGRGTGALLALSRLLRPGARVHLSRRVLRVEPILMWRLVRLSASGTFQIFIGMASWVILIRVLSGFGSEALAGYTIAMRVVAFALLPSWGMSNAAATMVGQALGAGKPDRAERAVWMAGRYNVVFLGVIEALFLVFAPQIVALFTHDAGVARYAIDALRLVAGGFVFYAYGMVLTQAFNGAGDTWTPTLINLACFWFWEIPLAWVLALHLKLGPHGVFLAVAIAYGSLAVVSAVLFRRGTWKMKHV is encoded by the coding sequence ATGAAGCACGACACGACTTCCGCCGAGCCGCGCTCGGCGGGCCCCGCCGCGTCGCCACCAGGGAACAACGATCCTCCTCGCAGCACGTGGCAGTTGGTGCGCCAGGCGCTGCGCGGGACGCACATCGACTACACCAAGGGAGCGACCGGGCAGGCCATCCTGCTCCTCGCCATCCCGATGGTGCTGGAGATGGCGATGGAGAGCATCTTCGCCGTCGTCGACGTCTTCTTCGTCTCGCGACTCGGTCCCCAGGCGATCGCAGCAGTGGGACTGACCGAGTCGATGATGACGCTCGTCTACACGATCGCGATGGGACTCGGCATCGGCGTCACGGCGCTGGTGGCGCGCCGCATCGGCGAGCACGACCCGATGGGGGCGTCGCGTGCGGCGATGCAGGCCGTGCTGCTGGGGCTCGTCCTCTCCGTGGCGTTAGGCGTGGGCGGCGCGATCTTCGCACCTCAGCTGCTGGCGGCGATGGGGGCCGAGCCGGACGTCATTGCCTCGGGGAGCGGCTTCACGCGGGTGATGCTGGGCGGGAACGCCAGCGTGCTGATGCTCTTCCTCCTCAACGCGATCTTCCGCGGCGCGGGGGATGCCGTGATCGCCATGCGCACGTTGTGGATCGCGAACGCGATCAACATCGCGCTCGGCCCGTGCCTCATCTTTGGGCTTGGCCCCTTCCCGGAGCTGGGGGTGATGGGGGCTGCGGTGGCCACGACCATCGGGCGCGGGACCGGGGCGCTGCTGGCGTTGTCGCGACTGCTGCGTCCCGGCGCGCGCGTCCACCTCTCGCGCCGCGTGCTGCGCGTGGAGCCGATCCTCATGTGGCGCCTGGTGCGTCTCTCGGCGTCGGGGACGTTCCAGATCTTCATCGGGATGGCAAGCTGGGTGATCCTGATCCGTGTCCTGTCGGGCTTCGGGAGCGAGGCGCTGGCCGGCTACACCATCGCCATGCGCGTCGTGGCGTTCGCCCTCCTCCCCTCGTGGGGGATGAGCAACGCCGCGGCGACGATGGTGGGCCAGGCGTTAGGCGCAGGCAAGCCGGACCGCGCCGAGCGCGCGGTGTGGATGGCCGGGCGGTACAACGTCGTCTTCCTCGGCGTGATCGAGGCGCTCTTCCTCGTCTTTGCCCCGCAAATCGTTGCGCTCTTCACGCACGACGCCGGCGTGGCGCGCTACGCCATCGATGCGTTGCGGCTGGTGGCCGGCGGCTTCGTCTTCTATGCGTACGGGATGGTGCTCACGCAGGCGTTCAATGGAGCCGGGGATACGTGGACGCCCACGCTCATCAACCTCGCCTGCTTCTGGTTCTGGGAGATCCCGCTGGCATGGGTGCTGGCATTGCACCTGAAGCTCGGTCCGCACGGCGTCTTCCTGGCCGTGGCGATCGCCTACGGATCGCTGGCGGTGGTGTCGGCGGTGCTGTTTCGCCGGGGAACCTGGAAGATGAAGCACGTGTGA